The DNA segment CGGTTCTCGAGCGCGAGTACGCCGCCGCGGCGGGGCTCGGTTGGATCGGGAAGAACACCTGCCTGATCGGTCCGCGCGGCGACTCGTGGCGGTTCATCGGCATTCTCCTCACCGATCTCGAGCCGCCGCCGCCCCCGCCGCCGGTCCGCGAACGCTGTGGCTCCTGCCGGGCGTGCCTCGACGCCTGTCCCACCGGCGCGTTGCCGGAGCCGTGGTATCTCGACGCCCGCCGCTGCATTTCCTACCTCACCATCGAACACCGCGGACCCATCCCGGAGGCCCTGCGGGAAGGGATCGGCGACTGGCTGTTCGGCTGCGACGTCTGCCAGGAGGTCTGCCCGTGGAACCGCCGCGTCACCCCGCACGCGGGCGAGGCCTTCCGGAGCCGGCCGGAGCTCGAGCGGCTGGAGCTGGAGGAGCTGCTGGCGATGGACGACGAGCGGTTCCGCCGGACGTTCCGCGGCAGCCCCCTGCGGCGTGCGAAGAGGGCCGGTCTGGTGAGGAATGCGCTGATCGTGGCGGCGAACACCGGGGCCCGCGGCCTGCTGGGCGCGGTCCGGCGTCTCGAGCGCGATCCCGAGCCGGCGGTCTCGGAGACGGCGCGCTGGGCGGCGGGCCGGCTCTCCGCGGGGACCGCCACCCGCTGAATCCTCCCGCGGTGGCGGCCTCGCGATCCGATCCGGCCGGCGGTGTCGGTCTTCCGGCTCCGCCCCGGGGACGACCGGGCGCCCTTTCGCTCCCGGCCGGTCCGAAGCGGATGGCGGACGCGCGGACCGCCGCGCGGTCAGCGCTCGCTGACGTCGGACAGGACGTCGTACGTGACCGGCACGACGACGAGGGTCAGCGCCGTCGCGACCCCGAGCCCGAAGATGACCGCCACACCCATCGGTCCCCACCACTGGGACGACTCGCTGCCGAAGGTCACGCCGCCGCCGAAGAAATCGACGTTCACGCCGGTGGTCAAGGGGATCAGGCCGAGCACCGTTGTCACCGCCGTCAGGAGGACGGGTCTCA comes from the Acidobacteriota bacterium genome and includes:
- the queG gene encoding tRNA epoxyqueuosine(34) reductase QueG codes for the protein MEEREARIRLDGALIEEAGRRSGFDACGAIPFGPPPRVEALDRWLAAGAHAGMEWMARTAEIRRDPRRRWPWARSALVGAVHYLRPPRDRRRRSGIARFIARYALGDDYHGTVKRMLGNWADEIARAAGVRFRSTALVDTSAVLEREYAAAAGLGWIGKNTCLIGPRGDSWRFIGILLTDLEPPPPPPPVRERCGSCRACLDACPTGALPEPWYLDARRCISYLTIEHRGPIPEALREGIGDWLFGCDVCQEVCPWNRRVTPHAGEAFRSRPELERLELEELLAMDDERFRRTFRGSPLRRAKRAGLVRNALIVAANTGARGLLGAVRRLERDPEPAVSETARWAAGRLSAGTATR